A region from the endosymbiont of Galathealinum brachiosum genome encodes:
- the ccoO gene encoding cytochrome-c oxidase, cbb3-type subunit II, with the protein MSEKKNQTGPIQYKFETNVVAMVLITLGLVSIGGLVEIVPLFYLDETMEHNQHKEILWDRQEGQTLNDWQAGDGVRPYTPLELMGRKVYLREGCYLCHSQMIRPFRDEKERYGHYSLASESIYDHPFQWGSKRTGPDLARVGGKYSDDWHKLHLEAPRSVVPESVMPNYPWLAENPIDAELTTKHMEVMRNMVINPAPYTDADMASVAAEVEGKTELDAIVDYLQVLGTMVKFDENIDYR; encoded by the coding sequence ATGTCTGAAAAGAAAAATCAAACTGGTCCTATTCAGTATAAATTTGAGACTAACGTCGTTGCTATGGTACTGATCACTCTTGGTCTGGTATCTATCGGTGGCCTGGTTGAAATCGTACCGTTGTTTTATCTCGATGAAACAATGGAACACAACCAGCACAAAGAAATTCTCTGGGATCGTCAGGAAGGTCAAACCCTGAATGACTGGCAGGCAGGTGATGGCGTACGCCCTTATACTCCTCTTGAGTTAATGGGTCGTAAAGTCTATCTGCGTGAAGGTTGCTACCTTTGCCACTCTCAGATGATTCGTCCATTCCGTGATGAAAAAGAACGTTATGGTCACTACTCCCTTGCGTCAGAGTCTATTTACGATCACCCATTCCAATGGGGTTCAAAACGTACAGGTCCTGATCTGGCACGTGTTGGTGGTAAATACTCTGATGACTGGCACAAACTTCATCTTGAAGCGCCACGAAGCGTAGTTCCTGAATCTGTTATGCCTAACTATCCATGGTTGGCTGAAAATCCAATTGATGCTGAGCTTACTACGAAGCACATGGAAGTTATGCGCAACATGGTTATCAACCCTGCTCCATATACAGATGCTGATATGGCATCTGTTGCTGCAGAAGTTGAAGGCAAAACAGAGTTGGATGCAATTGTCGATTACCTGCAGGTGTTAGGCACCATGGTTAAGTTCGACGAGAACATAGACTACCGCTAA
- a CDS encoding CcoQ/FixQ family Cbb3-type cytochrome c oxidase assembly chaperone produces MDILQTDWAAMTLNDWAGLIITVGVFFLMVWAYVSTFNPKNKEKLESKSSMIFDEDNDMDDLTSTHSTSTKGDSKK; encoded by the coding sequence ATGGACATACTCCAAACAGACTGGGCCGCTATGACACTTAATGACTGGGCTGGCCTCATCATTACTGTTGGTGTGTTCTTTTTAATGGTTTGGGCGTATGTTTCTACGTTTAATCCAAAGAACAAAGAGAAATTAGAATCAAAAAGTAGCATGATCTTTGATGAAGATAATGATATGGATGATTTGACCTCAACACATTCGACCTCAACTAAAGGGGACTCAAAGAAATGA
- the ccoP gene encoding cytochrome-c oxidase, cbb3-type subunit III, which produces MSDEENKFPGENNTGHFWDDDLRELDNEPPTWWTIGFHASWIFVIVYTLLYPSWPMIDTHFKGLLGWTSIAEYKEDLKSIESVRAPYENKIKDMSAADILADDNLSKYVTASGKVLFGDNCSACHGAGGQGNVGFPVLADDDWLYGGTITDIETSINVGRQGIMPGHAAMLDDEKIDALSTSIFEGKAVENASYTEAGCIGCHGADGKGLSFMGSANLVDGIYRFTAADQLSSIKHTIKYGVNNPADSQSRIAVMPAFGGAKLSDTEIKKLAVYVHKLGGGQ; this is translated from the coding sequence ATGAGTGACGAAGAAAATAAATTTCCTGGTGAAAATAACACCGGGCACTTCTGGGACGATGATCTACGCGAGTTAGATAACGAGCCACCAACCTGGTGGACTATCGGTTTTCACGCGAGCTGGATTTTTGTAATAGTTTACACACTGCTCTACCCTTCATGGCCAATGATAGATACACATTTCAAAGGCTTGCTGGGCTGGACTTCAATTGCTGAATATAAAGAAGATTTAAAATCAATTGAAAGTGTACGTGCACCTTATGAAAATAAAATAAAAGACATGTCAGCTGCTGATATTTTAGCCGATGACAATCTGTCTAAATATGTAACTGCATCAGGCAAAGTTCTGTTCGGTGATAACTGTTCAGCCTGTCATGGTGCGGGTGGTCAGGGCAACGTTGGTTTCCCTGTACTTGCTGATGATGACTGGTTATATGGTGGCACAATTACTGACATTGAAACTTCAATCAATGTTGGACGTCAGGGCATTATGCCGGGTCATGCTGCAATGCTTGATGATGAGAAAATTGATGCACTTTCAACGTCTATTTTTGAAGGAAAAGCAGTTGAAAACGCTTCATATACAGAAGCAGGTTGTATTGGTTGTCATGGTGCAGACGGTAAAGGCCTGTCATTTATGGGCTCAGCTAATCTGGTTGATGGTATCTATCGTTTTACTGCGGCAGATCAACTTTCCAGCATTAAACACACTATAAAATATGGTGTAAATAATCCAGCTGATTCTCAAAGTCGTATTGCGGTTATGCCAGCATTTGGTGGCGCTAAATTATCCGACACCGAGATTAAAAAGTTAGCTGTTTATGTACATAAACTAGGCGGTGGTCAATAA
- the ccoG gene encoding cytochrome c oxidase accessory protein CcoG: MGGKFRDLKLKAAATWLIFFLGPYLRWDGSQAVLFDIPNRKFQIFDITILPQDVWLLALILLFFAILLAAITSVAGRVFCGYFCFQTIWTDAFTKIEELLEGSPAKRRKLDKAPWDARKIRIKVIKHSAWLSIGFLTGFSFSAWFTDAYQLWIDVLTLQASVFIYVMLLVFTLGTYVLAGFMREQACFWLCPYARIQGVMYDTETILPTYDIARGEPRGKLTKGNVVEGNGDCISCNQCVAVCPTGIDIRGGQQEGCITCGLCLDACDSVMDKIGKPRGLIRYASMNEMKGIEVKPLHKRPRVLIYLGIIAFAVTGLLYGLTHLGTFDLKVIHERQPLFVQMSSGDFQNKYELKILNKTDKVMNVSISVTGTDNITTKGIREKMSLAPSKLTSFTVFLSIPKKDLKKSRTPVYFTIDSYEEFDDSTEYQSMFYGPKYLD; the protein is encoded by the coding sequence ATGGGTGGTAAATTTCGAGACCTTAAATTAAAAGCTGCGGCTACGTGGTTAATATTTTTTCTTGGCCCCTACCTTCGCTGGGATGGCTCACAGGCTGTTTTATTTGATATCCCTAATCGTAAATTTCAAATATTTGATATTACTATCCTGCCACAGGATGTGTGGTTACTTGCATTAATATTATTATTCTTTGCTATCTTACTTGCTGCCATTACCTCGGTTGCGGGGCGTGTATTTTGTGGCTATTTCTGTTTTCAGACAATATGGACAGATGCATTTACAAAAATAGAAGAATTACTCGAAGGCTCACCAGCTAAACGACGCAAACTGGATAAAGCCCCCTGGGATGCTCGAAAAATTCGTATTAAAGTCATTAAACATAGTGCATGGCTTTCAATCGGTTTTCTCACCGGTTTTTCATTCTCTGCCTGGTTCACTGATGCATATCAGTTATGGATTGATGTATTAACATTACAGGCCAGTGTATTTATATATGTTATGTTACTGGTATTCACTCTAGGCACTTATGTACTCGCTGGATTTATGCGTGAGCAGGCCTGTTTCTGGTTATGCCCATATGCACGTATTCAGGGCGTAATGTATGATACTGAAACTATTTTACCTACCTACGACATTGCTCGTGGCGAACCCCGCGGAAAACTGACAAAAGGCAATGTAGTTGAGGGTAACGGAGACTGTATTTCCTGCAATCAATGCGTAGCCGTATGCCCTACCGGCATTGATATTCGTGGCGGCCAACAGGAAGGCTGTATCACCTGTGGTTTATGTCTTGATGCATGTGACTCAGTGATGGATAAAATCGGCAAACCCCGTGGTTTGATACGTTATGCATCAATGAATGAAATGAAAGGCATAGAAGTCAAACCTTTACATAAACGACCACGCGTATTAATTTATTTAGGTATTATTGCATTTGCTGTGACTGGCCTTTTATATGGTTTAACTCACCTTGGCACATTTGACCTGAAAGTAATACATGAACGCCAACCACTCTTTGTACAAATGAGTAGTGGTGACTTTCAAAACAAATATGAATTAAAAATTCTGAATAAAACTGATAAAGTAATGAATGTCAGCATTTCAGTAACCGGTACCGATAATATTACAACCAAGGGCATTCGTGAAAAAATGTCACTGGCACCCAGTAAACTTACATCGTTTACAGTCTTTTTATCAATTCCTAAAAAGGATTTGAAAAAGTCACGAACACCTGTTTACTTTACGATTGATTCGTATGAAGAATTTGATGATTCAACCGAATATCAAAGTATGTTCTACGGCCCTAAATATTTAGATTAA
- a CDS encoding heavy metal translocating P-type ATPase — protein MQNTSSQNSSCFHCGLPVDDNNRVEKIIQKKSQQFCCHGCSSVCEMIYDSGLEGFYQRTPDGQLLAPPPEPPQETQLYDIDEIQSEFVHDHGDGTGNALGNIRDMHLIVEGIHCSACVWLIERSLAKQPGIIDVKVNLANKRLMVRWDNSQNKISSIIEFLGSIGYSATPFNPETAEGTIKKQNRALLLRMAFAAFSMMNLLWISIALYSGADEGEYKSLFHWIGFILATPTLLYSGWPFIKGAWTSFKNLNLTMDVPIAIGATATYSYSVFVTIAHSMGQSSVGEVYYDTVVNFIFVILVGRFLEAKSKRHAVSATQRLMDLQPRVAHVLRDNETHIVPIRSIQKDELILIKPGEKVPVDGIITSGSSSVDEALLSGESAPVKKQARDILSAGTVNIENALTVKVTAILRNTSLGKIISLVEEAQASKAPIQCIADQIVPWFVAITLLLASLTFIYWFNDGIEYALLAATSVLIITCPCAFGLATPMSIAVASGLAARNGLLIKNGAVLEYLSDVQHFVFDKTGTLTEGKMRVKAIITDMNISTNDKQAILEKVAHLESLSEHSIASAILNYAEDNNITPDSQRVKNVINKPGYGISGEIDQQLIMVGTTKLLETHNIKLNTDYLDQSSDKEVTGISCVHIAIDNKHIGFITIADQLRSDAKSLISNLRNSGIELTLLSGDKQAVAEAVANDLGGMNVIAEVLPGEKDKVIQNLQNQGQHVAMIGDGVNDAPALIRADVGIAIGSGTDVSMESADIVLLSNELDKIRLAADLSKRTLRTIRQNISMSIAYNIIMVPLAMMAFVTPLFAAIAMPISSLAVIGNASRIRTLFKNTD, from the coding sequence ATGCAAAACACCTCCTCACAAAACTCATCATGCTTCCACTGCGGTCTGCCCGTAGATGATAACAACCGTGTAGAAAAAATTATTCAGAAAAAGAGCCAGCAATTTTGTTGTCACGGCTGTAGCTCAGTTTGTGAAATGATTTACGACTCTGGTCTGGAAGGATTTTACCAACGCACACCTGATGGGCAGTTACTCGCCCCTCCTCCTGAGCCTCCTCAGGAAACCCAACTTTACGACATCGATGAAATACAAAGCGAATTTGTGCACGACCATGGGGATGGCACGGGAAATGCTCTGGGTAATATTCGTGATATGCATTTAATCGTTGAAGGCATTCACTGCTCAGCCTGTGTCTGGTTAATTGAACGAAGTCTGGCAAAACAACCGGGCATTATCGATGTAAAAGTAAATCTGGCGAATAAACGTTTAATGGTTCGTTGGGATAACTCACAAAACAAAATTTCATCTATTATTGAATTTCTTGGCAGCATTGGATATTCCGCAACACCATTTAACCCGGAAACGGCTGAAGGCACAATTAAGAAACAGAATCGCGCTCTGTTATTACGTATGGCTTTCGCTGCATTTAGCATGATGAATCTGTTATGGATTTCAATTGCATTATATAGCGGTGCAGATGAAGGTGAGTATAAATCCCTATTCCACTGGATCGGTTTTATTCTCGCCACACCTACCCTGCTTTATTCCGGCTGGCCATTTATCAAAGGTGCCTGGACCAGTTTTAAAAATCTGAATCTCACCATGGATGTGCCTATCGCTATTGGTGCAACCGCCACATACAGTTACTCTGTTTTTGTAACAATCGCACACTCTATGGGCCAGAGCAGCGTGGGTGAGGTTTATTACGATACGGTTGTGAATTTTATTTTCGTAATTCTTGTCGGGCGTTTCCTGGAAGCAAAATCAAAACGACATGCTGTTTCAGCCACTCAACGTTTAATGGACTTACAACCTCGAGTTGCACATGTTCTACGTGATAATGAAACCCATATTGTACCTATACGAAGCATACAGAAAGATGAGTTAATTTTAATTAAACCCGGTGAAAAAGTACCGGTTGACGGGATTATTACATCAGGCTCTTCATCAGTAGACGAAGCTTTATTAAGCGGTGAATCAGCACCGGTTAAAAAACAGGCCAGAGATATTTTATCCGCTGGCACTGTAAATATAGAAAATGCCTTAACCGTTAAAGTAACTGCAATACTACGAAACACATCACTGGGAAAAATTATTAGTCTGGTTGAAGAAGCCCAGGCCAGTAAAGCCCCTATTCAATGCATTGCTGATCAAATTGTTCCCTGGTTTGTAGCCATTACTTTATTACTCGCAAGTTTAACTTTTATTTACTGGTTTAATGACGGCATTGAATACGCCCTGTTAGCAGCCACATCCGTATTAATTATTACCTGCCCCTGCGCATTTGGTTTGGCCACACCTATGTCTATTGCTGTTGCTTCTGGTTTAGCCGCACGTAATGGCCTGTTAATTAAAAACGGTGCTGTCCTTGAATATTTATCTGATGTGCAACATTTTGTCTTTGATAAAACCGGTACATTAACCGAAGGAAAAATGCGGGTAAAAGCAATCATTACTGATATGAATATTTCAACTAATGATAAACAGGCCATATTAGAAAAAGTAGCTCACCTTGAAAGCCTCTCGGAGCACTCCATTGCCAGCGCTATTTTAAATTATGCCGAAGACAACAACATAACCCCTGATTCACAAAGAGTTAAAAATGTTATCAATAAACCCGGTTATGGAATTAGTGGCGAAATTGATCAACAGTTAATAATGGTTGGCACAACAAAGTTATTAGAAACACATAACATTAAACTCAATACTGATTATTTAGATCAGTCTTCGGATAAGGAAGTAACGGGTATTAGTTGCGTACACATTGCCATTGATAATAAACATATCGGCTTTATAACGATAGCGGATCAACTAAGATCCGATGCTAAAAGCCTCATTTCTAATCTACGAAATTCAGGCATAGAGTTAACGTTACTTAGCGGTGATAAACAGGCGGTAGCTGAAGCAGTTGCAAATGATCTGGGCGGCATGAATGTAATAGCTGAAGTTTTACCCGGTGAAAAAGATAAAGTAATACAAAACCTGCAAAATCAGGGGCAACACGTAGCAATGATTGGAGATGGTGTAAATGATGCTCCTGCATTGATTCGTGCCGATGTAGGCATTGCTATTGGCTCTGGCACTGATGTATCCATGGAGAGTGCTGACATCGTATTACTCAGTAACGAACTGGATAAAATTCGCCTTGCTGCTGACCTGTCTAAACGAACGCTACGCACCATTCGGCAGAATATCAGCATGTCCATTGCATATAATATTATAATGGTACCACTGGCAATGATGGCATTTGTAACCCCGTTATTTGCCGCCATTGCGATGCCCATTAGCTCTTTAGCCGTTATTGGTAATGCATCCAGGATAAGAACACTTTTTAAAAATACAGATTAA
- the ccoS gene encoding cbb3-type cytochrome oxidase assembly protein CcoS, producing MDVIYGLIPLMIGLGLIGVVIFIWSVKSGQYEDLEGDANRILMDDDDPLLPDSHSKKTPDNQEENQEEK from the coding sequence ATGGACGTAATTTACGGTTTAATACCTTTAATGATAGGCCTGGGCTTAATAGGTGTAGTGATTTTTATCTGGTCTGTGAAAAGCGGTCAATATGAAGATCTTGAAGGCGATGCAAACCGAATTTTAATGGATGATGATGATCCATTACTGCCTGATAGCCACTCAAAAAAGACACCGGATAATCAGGAGGAAAACCAGGAAGAAAAATAG
- a CDS encoding potassium transporter Kef, with the protein MDFEWVAIALGDVSWISLAFLLGYLAKVINLPPMVGFLLTGFVLNYMGFTSGETLQKLADLGITLLLFTVGLKLNLKVLIRRQVWAVTVLHISTILAVFGTAIFILAIMNVSLFSGLDFRLSLMLAFALSFSSTVFVVKSLEEKGEMQSLHGRIAIGILVMQDLAAVIFLAASTGKIPSPWALLLFLLIPARPIFHHFLQKTGHGELLILYGLVLALGGAELFELGGVKDDLGALIMGVLISTHPKTNELAKSMLGFKDLFLVGFFLSIGMSGLLTLEALMIGLLLVPFMFIKSALFFAFMTRFRLRARTSLLATLNLTNYSEFGLIVAAIGVTNGWISAEWLVIIAIALSASFIISAPLNAIDDKIYSRFRGSLLKFQRKERLSDDQLLDTLGATIAIFGMGRVGNGAYNKMRELHGDTVVGIDFDADKVKKHQLSGQNALYGDPSDADFWETVEKNHHIDLVMLALPNLQANLDALEQLCKISFTGRVTAIARYPDETVLLEKAGATAVFNIYTEAGAGFAEHVENEAN; encoded by the coding sequence ATGGATTTTGAATGGGTTGCAATCGCACTAGGTGATGTTAGCTGGATCTCTCTGGCTTTTCTTCTAGGTTATCTGGCGAAAGTAATTAATCTGCCACCGATGGTTGGTTTTCTGCTCACTGGCTTTGTGCTCAATTATATGGGGTTCACAAGTGGTGAAACGCTGCAGAAACTGGCTGATCTTGGAATCACGCTATTACTCTTTACGGTTGGTTTAAAATTAAACCTGAAAGTGTTGATACGGCGTCAGGTCTGGGCAGTCACCGTACTCCATATATCTACAATTCTTGCAGTTTTTGGTACTGCTATTTTCATTCTGGCAATAATGAATGTATCACTGTTTAGTGGCCTGGATTTCAGGCTTTCATTAATGCTTGCTTTTGCATTGAGTTTTTCCAGTACCGTTTTTGTTGTTAAGTCACTGGAAGAAAAAGGTGAAATGCAATCACTACATGGGCGTATCGCAATCGGTATTCTGGTTATGCAAGATCTGGCAGCGGTTATTTTTCTGGCCGCGTCTACCGGTAAAATTCCTTCCCCCTGGGCTTTGTTGTTATTTCTACTCATTCCAGCTCGTCCAATATTTCATCATTTTTTACAGAAGACAGGGCATGGCGAGTTACTTATTTTATATGGTCTCGTGCTGGCGTTAGGTGGGGCAGAGTTATTTGAGCTGGGTGGCGTAAAAGATGATTTAGGTGCGTTAATTATGGGGGTTTTGATTTCTACTCATCCTAAAACAAATGAGTTAGCCAAATCGATGCTAGGTTTTAAAGATCTGTTCCTGGTTGGTTTTTTTCTTTCTATAGGTATGTCCGGCCTGTTAACGCTTGAAGCGCTCATGATTGGTTTATTGCTCGTACCCTTTATGTTTATAAAATCGGCTCTATTTTTTGCTTTTATGACCCGCTTTAGACTACGTGCACGAACTTCTTTACTGGCAACCCTTAATCTGACTAACTACAGTGAATTTGGTCTTATTGTCGCTGCGATTGGTGTAACAAATGGTTGGATAAGTGCAGAGTGGCTGGTGATTATTGCTATTGCGTTATCCGCGTCTTTTATTATATCTGCGCCTCTAAATGCAATTGATGACAAAATTTACAGTAGGTTTAGAGGCTCTTTATTAAAGTTTCAACGCAAGGAGAGGCTGTCAGACGATCAGTTGCTGGACACTCTCGGTGCCACTATCGCCATTTTTGGTATGGGCAGAGTTGGTAATGGGGCTTATAACAAAATGCGCGAATTGCATGGTGATACCGTCGTCGGCATTGATTTTGATGCCGATAAAGTCAAAAAGCATCAGTTGTCAGGACAGAATGCTCTGTATGGTGATCCGAGTGATGCAGATTTCTGGGAAACAGTTGAAAAGAATCATCATATCGATCTTGTTATGCTGGCATTGCCTAACCTTCAGGCTAACCTTGATGCATTAGAGCAGTTATGCAAGATTTCTTTTACAGGGAGAGTGACAGCAATAGCCCGGTATCCGGATGAGACAGTTTTATTGGAAAAAGCAGGTGCAACGGCGGTATTTAATATATATACAGAAGCGGGTGCGGGTTTTGCCGAGCATGTTGAAAATGAAGCGAACTGA
- a CDS encoding carbonate dehydratase, which yields MSAFVTRLLFKSKDKHNTRSTKHTSTSKNWHAEDIKTVLNSLDTTADGLNREEISLRLDKYGPNQLEEVQVRGAILRFLYQFHNLLIYVLIMAGIVTAILEHWVDASVIFGVVFLNAVIGFVQEGKAENALKAIKKMLSANAMVLRDGRQVSISAKELVPGDIVLLQSGDKVPADLRLLRTKGLQIQESVLTGESLAVEKNTDTVAQQTVIGDHLCMAYSGTLITHGQGTGVVVATGSQTEIGRISTLVSEVDSVTTPLLNQMAQFSRWLTLAILGIALITFAFGVLVRDYAYTDMFLAAVSLAVAAIPEGLPAIMTITLAIGVQRMAHRNAIIRRLPAVETLGAVTVICSDKTGTLTRNEMTVRSIVTTEDQFELAGTGYDPHGAISVSNKNISTENSPLLSEALRAVVLCNDASLEQKNNEWFVHGDPMEGALLIAGLKGEIDIETETKQYPRTDLIPFESEHRFMATLHHSHSGDAFIFIKGAPERILELCSQQKTVNGDQPINKTYWSNQIEKMAHQGQRVLAIALKPANHELIELSFDDVDDGLIMLGLFGLIDPPRDEAISSIKTCSDAGIRVKMITGDHGATALAIARQLNLFNTNHALTGEDIDLMSEDELRQQVQDIDVYARVNPEHKLRLVKLMQELGLIVAMTGDGVNDAPALKRADVGTAMGYNGTEAAKEAAEMVLADDNFASITQAVKEGRTVYDNLKKAILFILPTNGGEALIILAAIIFGFHQLPLTPVQILWVNMVTAVTLALSLSFEPPEKNVMLRPPRAASEPMLTSYLVWRILFVSVILMSGTFGLFIIELDRGASIEYARTVAVNTLVMFEIFYLFNSRYLKNSIFNWAGLTGNPYVLIAITILLILQIGFTYIGSMQHLFGTTNIDLNTWLRIIIVSSSVMFLVELEKYIVRRKDI from the coding sequence ATGTCTGCATTTGTTACGCGACTTTTATTTAAAAGCAAAGACAAACATAATACTCGATCAACTAAGCATACTTCGACATCTAAAAACTGGCATGCCGAAGACATAAAAACCGTTCTCAACTCACTCGATACAACGGCAGATGGTTTAAATCGAGAAGAGATATCACTCAGACTGGACAAGTACGGTCCTAATCAACTTGAAGAAGTACAGGTACGCGGAGCAATTTTACGATTCTTATATCAGTTTCACAATCTGCTTATTTATGTATTAATTATGGCTGGTATTGTAACAGCCATACTTGAACATTGGGTTGATGCAAGCGTTATTTTTGGTGTCGTTTTTCTTAATGCTGTCATTGGGTTTGTACAGGAAGGTAAAGCGGAGAACGCATTAAAAGCCATAAAAAAAATGCTTTCGGCAAATGCGATGGTATTACGTGATGGTCGACAAGTTTCAATTAGCGCAAAAGAGCTGGTGCCAGGTGATATAGTTTTACTGCAATCGGGTGATAAAGTACCCGCTGACTTACGCCTGTTACGCACTAAGGGTTTACAGATACAGGAATCAGTTCTCACAGGTGAGTCGTTAGCCGTAGAAAAAAATACTGACACAGTTGCACAACAGACTGTGATTGGTGATCACTTATGTATGGCTTATTCCGGCACCCTTATCACGCATGGTCAGGGAACAGGTGTTGTTGTAGCAACCGGTTCACAAACAGAAATTGGTCGTATTAGCACGCTGGTTTCCGAAGTCGATTCTGTTACCACTCCACTATTAAATCAAATGGCTCAGTTTAGTCGTTGGCTTACATTAGCGATTTTAGGTATTGCGCTTATTACTTTCGCTTTTGGTGTACTTGTTCGTGATTATGCATATACAGATATGTTTCTCGCCGCTGTAAGTCTGGCCGTTGCAGCCATACCTGAAGGCTTACCTGCTATTATGACCATTACACTGGCAATTGGTGTTCAACGTATGGCGCATCGAAATGCCATTATACGCCGCTTACCAGCTGTAGAAACATTAGGTGCAGTTACTGTAATATGCTCGGATAAAACAGGCACCCTCACCCGAAATGAAATGACTGTGCGCAGCATTGTCACAACCGAAGATCAGTTTGAACTAGCGGGCACAGGTTATGATCCCCACGGTGCAATTTCGGTATCAAATAAAAACATATCAACAGAAAATTCCCCGCTTCTTTCTGAAGCACTTAGAGCTGTAGTACTTTGCAACGATGCTTCATTAGAACAGAAAAACAACGAATGGTTTGTTCATGGTGACCCTATGGAGGGCGCCTTACTGATTGCTGGTTTGAAAGGCGAAATTGATATTGAAACTGAAACAAAACAGTATCCGCGAACAGATCTTATTCCATTTGAGTCTGAACATCGTTTTATGGCAACGCTTCACCACAGCCACTCAGGTGATGCTTTCATCTTTATTAAAGGCGCACCGGAACGTATTCTCGAATTATGCTCTCAACAGAAAACCGTTAATGGTGATCAGCCAATTAATAAAACATACTGGTCAAATCAAATAGAAAAAATGGCACACCAGGGTCAACGAGTATTAGCCATTGCACTTAAACCAGCAAACCATGAACTGATAGAACTATCTTTTGATGATGTCGACGATGGATTAATAATGCTCGGTTTATTCGGTTTGATTGATCCCCCAAGAGATGAAGCTATTAGTTCAATTAAAACCTGTAGTGATGCTGGTATTCGCGTAAAGATGATTACCGGCGACCACGGAGCAACTGCACTTGCTATTGCGCGACAGTTAAATCTGTTTAATACAAATCATGCACTGACCGGTGAAGACATTGATTTAATGAGTGAAGATGAGTTACGACAACAGGTTCAGGACATTGATGTATATGCACGTGTTAACCCCGAACACAAATTACGCCTTGTAAAACTTATGCAGGAGCTAGGCTTAATTGTTGCAATGACAGGCGACGGTGTTAACGATGCGCCAGCACTAAAACGTGCAGATGTTGGAACGGCCATGGGCTATAACGGTACGGAAGCAGCAAAAGAAGCCGCCGAAATGGTACTGGCTGATGATAATTTTGCATCCATTACGCAGGCGGTAAAAGAAGGACGCACTGTTTACGATAATCTAAAAAAAGCGATCCTTTTCATTCTTCCAACTAATGGAGGAGAAGCTCTAATTATACTTGCTGCAATTATTTTCGGTTTTCATCAATTGCCATTAACACCGGTACAGATTCTCTGGGTCAATATGGTTACTGCTGTTACTCTTGCGCTTTCACTATCTTTTGAACCACCTGAAAAAAATGTTATGTTACGCCCTCCACGGGCAGCTAGTGAGCCGATGTTAACATCCTATCTTGTATGGCGTATTCTGTTTGTTTCAGTTATTTTAATGAGCGGAACATTTGGTCTTTTTATAATAGAATTAGATCGTGGAGCAAGCATTGAATATGCACGTACAGTCGCTGTAAATACATTAGTAATGTTTGAAATATTTTACCTCTTTAATTCCCGTTATTTAAAAAATAGTATTTTCAACTGGGCAGGATTAACCGGTAACCCTTATGTTTTAATCGCAATAACAATACTACTAATTTTACAAATAGGATTTACCTACATTGGCTCAATGCAACATTTATTTGGCACAACAAACATAGATTTAAATACGTGGTTACGTATTATTATTGTTTCATCATCAGTAATGTTTCTTGTAGAATTAGAAAAGTATATAGTTCGCCGAAAAGACATTTAA